One Anolis carolinensis isolate JA03-04 chromosome 5, rAnoCar3.1.pri, whole genome shotgun sequence DNA segment encodes these proteins:
- the LOC100551841 gene encoding C-type lectin BpLec: MDTVVVLSKAFMARITLLWSRTKPEMGPGAYVSLGLLTCLASVHFLKAETDPKDSASPCPENWLHYKDNCYGYFPEKKCWKDAEKECQSWDAHLVSILSKRECCRVRKFLSKFQPDGDIWIGLHNPSKFPDRSFWEWTDGQPMDHTQWSLGQPNNYGNTGEYCTEIWRSSEFKKWNDEICERKNSFICKFSLEETEDEDCL; encoded by the exons GTCGAGAACGAAGCCGGAGATGGGGCCGGGAGCCTACGTCTCTCTGGGGCTCCTCACCTGCTTGGCTTCCGTCCATTTTCTCAAAG CCGAGACAGACCCAAAAGATTCCGCTTCCCCTTGCCCTGAAAACTGGTTGCATTACAAGGACAACTGCTATGGCTATTTCCCCGAAAAGAAGTGCTGGAAAGACGCGGAG AAAGAATGCCAGAGCTGGGATGCCCACCTGGTCTCCATCCTGAGCAAGAGGGAATGCTGCCGCGTCCGGAAGTTCCTGTCCAAATTCCAACCTGATGGGGACATCTGGATCGGGCTCCACAACCCCAGCAAG TTCCCGGACCGCTCCTTCTGGGAATGGACGGACGGCCAGCCCATGGACCACACCCAGTGGAGCCTCGGCCAGCCCAACAACTACGGCAACACCGGAGAGTACTGCACAGAGATCTGGCGCTCCTCAG AATTTAAGAAGTGGAATGACGAAATCTGTGAACGGAAGAACAGCttcatctgcaagttcagcttgGAGGAAACCGAAGACGAGGACTGCCTCTGA
- the LOC107983803 gene encoding uncharacterized protein LOC107983803 — protein MLVKLLFGASTRLQPKPDRREEACLTSMGRAFHRRGATTEKALSLVPTRRTCEADGTASRASSDDLKLRGPLLPLPRRASTGSPSGMPFAGGQAAPKKAAEKEEQTEGEGEGEGEGSPPGPEPPLDLGPGVSVTRLSPMVRLYRPPSGPSGHPPPPLVLLLPWFGAPPRAVAKYLSLYLSGRRWPVLVAESRVGHFLWPRWGLDYAGRLLELLREGGPLGGHPLLVHAFSIGGYLFAQMMVRLQDAPREHPGIQQRIRGLVYDSLVAGSLEDMARGVAQMTTASPALQPLLRRGTLLYFRLFGRCTVSYFQAALDVFHRPPLRCPTLVFFCHNDPLSDPQVMGQLLDSWRAAGIVVQVQEWPVSRHAGHLRLHPQDYGRALDAFLRDLDLGPPPVRSKL, from the exons ATGCTGGTGAAGCTGCTCTTTGGGGCGTCCACGCGGCTCCAGCCCAAACCTG acaggagggaggaagcctgcctgacttcaatggggagggcgttccataggcggggagccactactgaaaaggccctgtctctcgtccccaccagacgcacctgtgaggctgacgggaccgcgagcagggcctcatctgacgatcttaagcttcgag GGCCGCTGCTTCCTCTCCCAAGGCGGGCGTCAACGGGGTCTCCGTCCGGAATGCCCTTTGCTGGAGGCCAGGCTGCCCCCAAAAAGGCCGCGGAGAAGGAGGAGCAGaccgagggggagggggagggggagggggaggggtcaCCCCCGGGGCCGGAGCCCCCGCTGGACCTTGGCCCCGGTGTCTCTGTGACGAGGCTCTCCCCCATGGTCCGCCTCTACCGGCCCCCCTCCGGCCCCTCCGGCCACCCCCCGCCCCCGCTGGTGCTGCTCCTGCCCTGGTTCGGGGCCCCCCCGCGGGCGGTGGCCAAGTACCTCTCGCTCTACCTGTCGGGGCGCCGCTGGCCGGTGCTGGTGGCCGAGAGCCGCGTGGGACACTTCCTGTGGCCGCGGTGGGGCCTGGACTACGCCGGGCGGCTGCTGGAGCTCCTGCGGGAGGGGGGTCCCCTGGGGGGGCACCCCCTCCTGGTCCACGCCTTCTCCATCGGGGGGTACCTCTTCGCACAGATGATGGTGCGCCTGCAAGACGCCCCCCGGGAACACCCGGGCATCCAGCAGCGCATCCGCGGACTGGTCTACGACAGCCTGGTGGCCGGCAGCCTGGAGGACATGGCCAGGG GGGTGGCCCAGATGACCACGGCCTCTCCGGCCCTCCAGCCGCTGctccgccgcgggactctgctcTACTTCCGCCTCTTTGGCCGCTGCACGGTCTCCTACTTCCAGGCAGCGCTGGACGTCTTCCACCGGCCGCCCCTCCGCTGCCCAACGCTGGTCTTCTTCTGCCACAATGACCCCCTGAGCGACCCCCAGGTCATGGGCCAGCTGCTGGACTCCTGGCGGGCAGCCGGCATCGTGGTCCAAGTGCAGGAGTGGCCCGTCTCCCGCCACGCCGGACACTTGCGCCTCCACCCGCAGGACTACGGCCGGGCCCTGGACGCCTTCCTCCGGGACCTTGATCTTGGGCCGCCGCCGGTCCGGTCAAAACTGTAG